AATCGTGGCCTTGAGTATTGCCCGATTGAGTTCTGTTCAATCTTGGAAACTTTTTCCGGCACCGCACGATTCTTAGTTGAGTCTGCGCGAATCCCTAAGGTAACATTCGGGCCATGGTAACTCGCGCATTCATGGGGCTGGTGCTGGCCTTCTGGCTGGTGATGACGGTGTTGCTGGTGCGCTATACCTACTTCCCGGAGGGTTCGAAATTTGCCGAGGTGCCGCCAAGGGTGGTCATGAAATTGTTCCTGGAGCAGGGCTCGAAGAACAACGCAATGCACGTGTACCACTACGACAAGAAGATCGGTCACGCAGCCATCGATACCCGCAAGGTGAAGAGCATCGAAAGCCTGCCCGGCGACCCCGTCATCCACGTGCTGAAGATGAATGGCCTGCTGGAAAGGGGGATGCTCAGCATGGTGAAGGAACCGGTGGTCTGGCGGATGGAGGCACGGCTGAAGCGCATGGAAGAGTTTGAATTCTTCAGCGTCCACGTCTTCATGCAGGAGTCCGGCCTGACAGCAGAACTTGTCTGGAACGCCGGCGAATCCGCCCCCAAATTTTCCTTCTCCAGCAAGGGGCAGCCCAACCCCCAAGCCGAAATGGCGCAAACACTTCTGACCCAGATGTTGGGTGGGGGAGCTTTGCCAGGCGGTGTAGCCAAACCCTCTGAAGAGTCTGTCCACATCAGTTCGCGCCAGAACTCCATGAACATCGGCGGGCAGAAGCGCAACGGTTTCACCATGGAAATCGGCGCCTCGGAAAGCTGGCGTCTCAAGGCCTTTTTCACCGAAGCCGGCGAACTCGCCCTGGTGACCCTGCCGGAGGGGTATCGACTCATGGAGCAAACCATTTACGGTCTCGCTCCCGATTATGGGGATGAAGCGGAGGAATGAACTTGCGGCGGACGTTCTGCCGCCGACAGGTCGCAGTTTCCTCCCCCCAAGAATTCGAGCATGATTGAGATAGATGACCTGACGATGGACTACGGCAGCCTGCGGGCGCTTGACGGTCTGACCCTCAATATCCCCCAAGGGGAATTCTTCGCATTCCTGGGCCCCAATGGCGCAGGCAAGACGACCGCCATCAAACTCCTGACCGGGCTCATGCGGCCCGTCCGCGGGTCCGTGAAACTTTGCGGCTACGATGTGCAGAAGGAGCCCCTCAAGGCCAAAGCCGTGCTTGGGTATGTGCCGGACGTGGCAGTTTTTTACGAGAAGCTGACCGCTCTCGAGTTCATGCGGTTCATCGCGGACATCTTCGAAATGGACGAGGCCCAGGCCGAGGAACGCGGAGCGGATCTCTTCAAGAAATTCCACCTCGACCACTATGCGCACCAGCGCATCGAGAACTTGAGCCACGGCACGCGGCAGCGGCTGGCCATCACCAGCGCGCTCCTTCATGAGCCGAAGGTTTTTGTAATCGATGAACCCATGGTGGGCCTGGACCCCATTCACGCCCGGGTGGTGAAGCAGGAACTGAAGGAACGCAGCCGTGCCGGCATGACCATTCTCATGTCCACGCACCTGCTGAACATCGCGGAAGAACTCGCCGACCGCATCGGCATCCTGCACAAGGGAAAACTGATTGCGCTGGGTACCATGCAGGAACTCCAAAGCATGCGTGCAAGCAATGGGAAACGACTTGAGGAACTCTTTCTTGAGATGGTATCGGGTGATTCCGATTGAGCGTAACCGCCCCGTTCCATTTTCATCTTATTTCTTCCATGTCTGATTCTGTGAAGCCACCCTCGCGCACCCTCATTGTCATGGGTGTGAGTGGTTGTGGGAAAAGTCTCATTGGCGCCATGCTGGCGAAGGCCCTCGGTGGTGTGTTCGATGATGGTGACGATTTTCATCCTCCCGCCAACAAGGCGAAGATGTCCCAGAAGATCCCGCTGACGGATGAGGATCGCTGGCCATGGCTGGCGAATCTGCGGGAGCGCATTCTGGAAATGCGACCGAAGATCGCCTGGCACGTGGTGGCCTGCTCCGCCCTGAAGCGGAAGTATCGCGATCTACTGCGAGGGGATGACACGACGGAGCAACTGCAGTTCGTCTACATGCGCGGCAGCAAAGAACTGATCGCCTCCCGGCTGAATGCGCGGAAGGGACACTTCTTCAAGCCCGAGCTGCTGGACTCCCAATTCGCCGCGCTGGAGGAGCCGGAAGCAGGGGAAGCCATTGTGGTGGATATCTCCGGCACGCCGGAGGAGATTGTACAGGAGGTGCTGAGGGTGCTTGGGCAGGAACAGGCAGCTGCTTCAAACTAGGCGTTAGCCCGGCTCTTCGGAAGAGCAGCCTCTTGGATTTACGGTGGCCCGTGCTTTAGTCGCGGATTCGCCACACCACGAAGCCATGTCCACCGCCACTCTTCATTTCTGGAACTGGGACCGCCCGGTGCTGGAGCATGCTGTGGCAGAGCTGACCTCTGGCTGGAAGTCGGGTGCGCTTGATCTGAGCGATGCCGTCATCGTGTGCCCCACAGCGGAAGCGGTGCGCCGTCTGCGACAGGCCTTGGCCGAGGCAGCATCGAAGCGTGGCAGTGCGGTGATGGCCCCGCATGTGTGGCACCCGGCCAGTGCGCTGAGTCCATTGGCAGACCAGCAACAGCAGCATGCCATCGCGCCGATACTCCAGGAACGCATGGCTTGGAGCGAGGTGCTGATGAAGGCTCGTGTGGTGGAAATGCAGGCGCTGTTCCCTTCGCTGCCGGAATCGCGTGATCTGGGTTGGGCATCGTCCGTGGCAGAGACGCTGCGAAAGACACGCCATGCCCTCGGAGCTAGTGGACATACCATGGAGTCTGCAGCGCAGGAACTGGGGGGCATGGATTCCACGGAACGCTGGCAGCATCTGGCGGAGTTGGAGAAAGGCTATCTACAACAACTGGACGCATGGGGCCTGGAAGATGCACAGGAGTACAAGCGGCATGCGGCCCGCCATCCCATGCTGCCCGAGGGCGTGCACCGGGTGCTGGTATGTGCGGTGGCAGATGCACCACCGCTCTTCCTGCAATGGCTGCTGGCCCTGCCAGAGGAGATTGAGACAAACATCTTTGTGCATGCACCGGAAACCATGCGCGGCTGTTTCAGCGGGCTCGGTGTGCCGCTGCCTTCTGCCTGGGGAGACGAAGCCGTGCTGAGCTGTCCGGTGCCGCACTCGCATATGCGAAGCGTGACCGGACCAGAGGAACAATCGCGTCTCGCGGTGAAGTTGCTGACAGCCATGGCGGCGCAGGGATTGCCCGTAGCCATCGGCACGTGTGATCCCACGCTGGCCAGTTCGCTGGAGGGCACGCTCTCCGCTGAGGGCGCTCGCGTGTACAATCCCGCGGGCCGCTCCGCACGGCAGCACATCATTGCCCAAGTGCTTCGCGCAGGATGGAAGTCAGCAACTTCCGCTTCATGGCGTGCCTGGCTGCCCTTTCTGCGGATGGATGATGTGATGCGGGCGATCTGCCGCGATGCGAATGCCAAGCCCACGGAGGTGCTCATCGTTCTGGATGACTTCCATGCCGTGCATCTTCCTCCCACGATTGAAGATGCGGTGAAACTCTCCGCAGGGAAGGAGGACTATGCCAAGGTGCATGCGGCGCTGACTGCCGCGATGAAGGCGTCGGAAATCTGGGGTGCGGGTTCATGCGTCGCTGCCGTGCGCGAGTTCCTGCTGTGGCTCTATGGCGAGCGCAGCTTCGACACGGCAAAGGAATCGGATCGTCACTTCGGTGAGATCTTTGGTGAGGTGCTGCGCCTTGCCGCGGATGTGGATGCAGTGCGGGGCAGCGCCTCACCCATGGACCTTCTCGGCCAGGTGCTGGATGCGCTGGAGGAGTCGCAAATGAGTGACCTGCGCGGCGAGTCAGAATTGGTCATCTATGGCTGGCTGGAGTTGCCGTGGGAACCCTCGCCAGGCCTGGTGATCACCGGCTTCAATGATGAGCATGTGCCCGGCAATCCGGGCAACGATCCCTTCCTGCCAGATAAAGCTCGCGAGAAGCTTGGGCTCTCCTGCCAGGCCTCACGACGCGCTCGTGATACGTATCTGCTGCATGCCATGGCAGGACAGCGTGAGGTGCAGGGCTCTCTCCACATCCTTCTTGGGAGGGTGAGCAAGGACAGCGATGCGCTGCGCCCCTCCCGCCTGCTGCTGGATGCCAGCGACGAGGCTCTGCCCGGGCGTGTGCGGCATCTCTTTCCGCAGGAGGAAGAGAGCACCGGCCAGTCACGCCCCGCACGCACGCTGGCGTTTGGATTGCGTCCCGAGCTGAAGCCATGGAAAGCGCAGAAGATCTCGCCCTCCGATCTGCGTGCGTATCTCGCGTGTCCCTTCCGCTTCTATCTCTCGCGAGTGCTGCGCATGGAGGCCGTGGAGACCGGGCAGCGTGAAATGTCGCCTGCGGACTTCGGCAGTCTGATGCACGCCGTGCTGGAGTCTTTTGGACGGGATACGATGATTTCCACCAGCACGAATGAACTGGAGATCGCCTCATGGCTGGAAGATGCGCTGGAGAAGCACGTGCGCGCACGCCATGGACTGCAGCCGCTCTTTGCCGTGGCCCTTCAGGCGGAGTCAATGCGGCAACGCTTGCGCGCCTTTGCCAGGATTCAGGCGGAGCAGCGCAGTGATGGATGGCGTATCATTGCAGTGGAAGAGCGCATGGATGAATCCTGGGGTGCCACGATCGGCGGTGTGCCACTCGTGGGTACCATTGACCGCGTTGAGCGTCACGACAGCACGGGAAGAATGCGCATCGTGGACTACAAGACCGCGCGTCTCAAGCAGGGTCCTGCAGGTGCCCATCGACGCAAGGTGAGAGCCGAAGAACTGGCTGATGAGACGCAGAAGTGGAAACACTTCACCGATGGCAAAGGGCATCTCATGCGCTGGGTGGATCTGCAGCTTCCTCTGTATGTGGAAGCTGCACGCAGGAAGTGGCCCGAAGCCGGCGAAATCGAAGCCGCCTACGTCTGCCTGCCGGCCACGGTGGAAGACATCAAGCTCCGCCCGTGGGAAGGACTGGATGAGCACCTGCTCTCCAGTGCCTGGCTATGCGCTGAGCGCGCGGTGCAACTGATGAAGGATGGCGTCTTCTGGCCGCCAGCCAGTGAAACGGACTACGATGCCTTCGGCGAAATTTTCGCCGGGGATGTGATGCACGGAGTGCTGCCACCAGAAGCATGGAAAGGAGGTCGTGTCTGATGGCCAAACGTGCCAGTTCCAAGTCTCCCGC
The Roseimicrobium gellanilyticum DNA segment above includes these coding regions:
- a CDS encoding ABC transporter ATP-binding protein, which gives rise to MIEIDDLTMDYGSLRALDGLTLNIPQGEFFAFLGPNGAGKTTAIKLLTGLMRPVRGSVKLCGYDVQKEPLKAKAVLGYVPDVAVFYEKLTALEFMRFIADIFEMDEAQAEERGADLFKKFHLDHYAHQRIENLSHGTRQRLAITSALLHEPKVFVIDEPMVGLDPIHARVVKQELKERSRAGMTILMSTHLLNIAEELADRIGILHKGKLIALGTMQELQSMRASNGKRLEELFLEMVSGDSD
- a CDS encoding gluconokinase, translating into MSDSVKPPSRTLIVMGVSGCGKSLIGAMLAKALGGVFDDGDDFHPPANKAKMSQKIPLTDEDRWPWLANLRERILEMRPKIAWHVVACSALKRKYRDLLRGDDTTEQLQFVYMRGSKELIASRLNARKGHFFKPELLDSQFAALEEPEAGEAIVVDISGTPEEIVQEVLRVLGQEQAAASN
- a CDS encoding PD-(D/E)XK nuclease family protein, whose translation is MSTATLHFWNWDRPVLEHAVAELTSGWKSGALDLSDAVIVCPTAEAVRRLRQALAEAASKRGSAVMAPHVWHPASALSPLADQQQQHAIAPILQERMAWSEVLMKARVVEMQALFPSLPESRDLGWASSVAETLRKTRHALGASGHTMESAAQELGGMDSTERWQHLAELEKGYLQQLDAWGLEDAQEYKRHAARHPMLPEGVHRVLVCAVADAPPLFLQWLLALPEEIETNIFVHAPETMRGCFSGLGVPLPSAWGDEAVLSCPVPHSHMRSVTGPEEQSRLAVKLLTAMAAQGLPVAIGTCDPTLASSLEGTLSAEGARVYNPAGRSARQHIIAQVLRAGWKSATSASWRAWLPFLRMDDVMRAICRDANAKPTEVLIVLDDFHAVHLPPTIEDAVKLSAGKEDYAKVHAALTAAMKASEIWGAGSCVAAVREFLLWLYGERSFDTAKESDRHFGEIFGEVLRLAADVDAVRGSASPMDLLGQVLDALEESQMSDLRGESELVIYGWLELPWEPSPGLVITGFNDEHVPGNPGNDPFLPDKAREKLGLSCQASRRARDTYLLHAMAGQREVQGSLHILLGRVSKDSDALRPSRLLLDASDEALPGRVRHLFPQEEESTGQSRPARTLAFGLRPELKPWKAQKISPSDLRAYLACPFRFYLSRVLRMEAVETGQREMSPADFGSLMHAVLESFGRDTMISTSTNELEIASWLEDALEKHVRARHGLQPLFAVALQAESMRQRLRAFARIQAEQRSDGWRIIAVEERMDESWGATIGGVPLVGTIDRVERHDSTGRMRIVDYKTARLKQGPAGAHRRKVRAEELADETQKWKHFTDGKGHLMRWVDLQLPLYVEAARRKWPEAGEIEAAYVCLPATVEDIKLRPWEGLDEHLLSSAWLCAERAVQLMKDGVFWPPASETDYDAFGEIFAGDVMHGVLPPEAWKGGRV